A portion of the Salarias fasciatus chromosome 15, fSalaFa1.1, whole genome shotgun sequence genome contains these proteins:
- the LOC115402444 gene encoding uncharacterized protein LOC115402444 codes for MFLLHLFVLQSAAVAAVVQKAGEDVTLTCEHELEGQRDCNGTTWRYSKPGNTRVVVLVELGKMKENNEIEPDRLKVKRDCSLKIKNVTDQDVGIYNCQQYKSDSSENHILVNRSDKRLSVATIVTEHEVDDEETLKCFVTSSEENCELEVKWKIKDQDIDKDNKEIKTGHNRCSATVTLKKSHYLHPQTHFLSCEVTDSRTGEKLRFSPRPSGWWWWLYLVVALGLIVLLITAVVIIRWKRTKGKKTVVDENTADAEDGISYATISYSKKTSSDVRAHGGDGETVTYSTVRASSSPAAASAEPSNLYSTIKFK; via the exons ATGTTTCTACTTCACCTCTttgtgcttcagtctgcag cagtGGCTGCAGTTGTTCAGAAAGCAGGGGAGGACGTCACTCTGACTTGTGAACATGAGCTGGAGGGTCAGCGGGACTGTAATGGAACCACGTGGAGATATTCTAAACCTGGAAACACTCGCGTAGTAGTGCTGGTTGAACTTgggaagatgaaagaaaacaatgaaatagaACCAGACAGACTGAAAGTTAAACGTGATTGTTCTCTGAAGATAAAGAACGTCACAGATCAGGATGTTGGTATTTATAACTGTCAACAATACAAATCAGACAGTTCAGAGAACCACATTCTAGTTAACCGGTCTGACAAGCGTCTGTCTGTAGCAACCA tagtGACTGAACATGAAGTCGATGACGAGGAGACACTGAAGTGCTTCGTGACGTCTTCAGAGGAAAACTGTGAACTGGAAGTGAAGTGGAAGATCAAAGATCAAGATATTGATAAAGATAACAAAGAGATCAAGACAGGACATAATAGATGTTCTGCCACTGTGACTcttaaaaagtcacattatcttcacccacaaacacacttcctgagctgtgaagtgactgacagcagaacaGGAGAAAAGCTTCGTTTCAGTCCTCGACCCTCAG gctggtggtggtggttgtacTTGGTTGTCGCTCTGGGTCTGATTGTACTCCTGATCACAGCTGTGGTGATCATCAGATGGAAAAGAACCAAAG gAAAGAAGACAGTGGTGGATGAAAACACG GCCGACGCTGAGGATGGGATTTCCTACGCTACAATCTCATACAGCAAGAAGACCAGCAGTGACGTCCGG GCTCATGGTGGAGATGGAGAGACGGTGACCTACAGCACTGTgagagcttcttcttctcctgcagcagcctccgctGAGCCCAGCAACCTCTACTCCACCATCAAATTCAAATGA
- the LOC115402437 gene encoding uncharacterized protein LOC115402437 isoform X3, translated as MSLYFLLMLHVTVAAVVQRAGEDVTLTCEHELEGQRDCNGTIWNYGHGRAASFDLVEIGKIENNGEIESERLRVTANCSLIIKKVTVQDVGHYYCEQYKSDDSKNHILVHWSVVHLSVATIVTEQEVDDEETLKCFVMSSEENCEQEVKWMIKDQDIDEENSQIKTEKNECSATVTLKKSHYLHPQTHFLSCEVTDWTGEKLRFSPRPSEDRKSTVKPETLSKSTTTGTSGASADPQGDTKSTVKPENFSKSTRTGTSGASADPQGDTESTVKPETFSKSTTTGTSGASADPQDTKSTVKPETLSKSTTTGTSGASADPQGLSRNLAVSLGLAALVLCVVTVNMWARIKEQQIQKDGTTAYKAEFYFIPPDHQKNEAETSGNCRRSLSQDEEDEAAATYENLGEPSASVRLH; from the exons TGGCTGCAGttgttcagagagcaggagaggacgtCACTCTGACTTGTGAACATGAGCTGGAGGGTCAGCGGGACTGTAATGGGACAATATGGAACTACGGTCATGGAAGAGCTGCCTCATTTGACCTGGTTGAAATTGGGAAGATCGAAAACAACGGTGAAATAGAATCAGAAAGACTGAGAGTTACAGCAAATTGTTCTCTGATAATCAAGAAAGTGACCGTTCAGGATGTTGGTCATTATTACTGTGAACAATACAAATCAGACGATTCAAAGAATCACATTCTGGTTCACTGGTCTGTCGTGCATCTGTCTGTAGCAACCA ttgtgaCTGAACAGGAAGTCGATGACGAGGAGACACTGAAATGCTTCGTGATGTCTTCAGAGGAAAActgtgaacaggaagtgaagtggATGATTAAAGATCAAGATATTGATGAAGAAAACAGTCAGATCAAGACAGAAAAGAATGAATGTTCTGCCACTGTGACTcttaaaaagtcacattatcttcacccacaaacacacttcctgaGCTGTGAAGTGACTGACTGGACAGGAGAAAAGCTTCGTTTCAGTCCTCGACCCTCAG aaGACAGGAAATCAACAGTAAAACCAGAAACCTTGTCAAAGTCGACCACAACTGGAACCAGTGGAGCTTCAGCAGATCCACAAG GAGACACAAAATCAACAGTAAAACCAGAAAACTTCTCAAAGTCGACCAGAACTGGAACCAGTGGAGCTTCAGCAGATCCACAAG gagacACAGAATCAACAGTAAAACCAGAAACTTTCTCAAAGTCGACCACAACTGGAACCAGTGGAGCTTCAGCAGATCCACAAG ACACAAAATCAACAGTAAAACCAGAAACCTTGTCAAAGTCGACCACAACTGGAACCAGTGGAGCTTCAGCAGATCCACAAG gtctgagcagAAATCTGGCCGTCTCTCTGGGATTAGCAGCACTTGTCCTCTGTGTTGTGACGGTTAACATGTGGGCCAGAATTAAAG aacaACAAATTCAAAAAGATGGAACCACAGCGTATAAAGCcgagttctatttcatccctcctgaccacCAGAAGAATGAAGCTGAAACAAGCGGTAACTGCCGTCGCAGCCTTT CTCAGGATGAAGAAGACGAGGCTGCAGCGACGTACGAGAACCTGGGAGAGCCGTCTGCTTCTGTCCGACTCCACTGA
- the LOC115402437 gene encoding uncharacterized protein LOC115402437 isoform X4: MSLYFLLMLHVTVAAVVQRAGEDVTLTCEHELEGQRDCNGTIWNYGHGRAASFDLVEIGKIENNGEIESERLRVTANCSLIIKKVTVQDVGHYYCEQYKSDDSKNHILVHWSVVHLSVATIVTEQEVDDEETLKCFVMSSEENCEQEVKWMIKDQDIDEENSQIKTEKNECSATVTLKKSHYLHPQTHFLSCEVTDWTGEKLRFSPRPSEDRKSTVKPETLSKSTTTGTSGASADPQGDTKSTVKPENFSKSTRTGTSGASADPQGDTESTVKPETFSKSTTTGTSGASADPQGDTKSTVKPETLSKSTTTGTSGASADPQGLSRNLAVSLGLAALVLCVVTVNMWARIKEQQIQKDGTTAYKAEFYFIPPDHQKNEAETSAQDEEDEAAATYENLGEPSASVRLH, translated from the exons TGGCTGCAGttgttcagagagcaggagaggacgtCACTCTGACTTGTGAACATGAGCTGGAGGGTCAGCGGGACTGTAATGGGACAATATGGAACTACGGTCATGGAAGAGCTGCCTCATTTGACCTGGTTGAAATTGGGAAGATCGAAAACAACGGTGAAATAGAATCAGAAAGACTGAGAGTTACAGCAAATTGTTCTCTGATAATCAAGAAAGTGACCGTTCAGGATGTTGGTCATTATTACTGTGAACAATACAAATCAGACGATTCAAAGAATCACATTCTGGTTCACTGGTCTGTCGTGCATCTGTCTGTAGCAACCA ttgtgaCTGAACAGGAAGTCGATGACGAGGAGACACTGAAATGCTTCGTGATGTCTTCAGAGGAAAActgtgaacaggaagtgaagtggATGATTAAAGATCAAGATATTGATGAAGAAAACAGTCAGATCAAGACAGAAAAGAATGAATGTTCTGCCACTGTGACTcttaaaaagtcacattatcttcacccacaaacacacttcctgaGCTGTGAAGTGACTGACTGGACAGGAGAAAAGCTTCGTTTCAGTCCTCGACCCTCAG aaGACAGGAAATCAACAGTAAAACCAGAAACCTTGTCAAAGTCGACCACAACTGGAACCAGTGGAGCTTCAGCAGATCCACAAG GAGACACAAAATCAACAGTAAAACCAGAAAACTTCTCAAAGTCGACCAGAACTGGAACCAGTGGAGCTTCAGCAGATCCACAAG gagacACAGAATCAACAGTAAAACCAGAAACTTTCTCAAAGTCGACCACAACTGGAACCAGTGGAGCTTCAGCAGATCCACAAG gagACACAAAATCAACAGTAAAACCAGAAACCTTGTCAAAGTCGACCACAACTGGAACCAGTGGAGCTTCAGCAGATCCACAAG gtctgagcagAAATCTGGCCGTCTCTCTGGGATTAGCAGCACTTGTCCTCTGTGTTGTGACGGTTAACATGTGGGCCAGAATTAAAG aacaACAAATTCAAAAAGATGGAACCACAGCGTATAAAGCcgagttctatttcatccctcctgaccacCAGAAGAATGAAGCTGAAACAAGCG CTCAGGATGAAGAAGACGAGGCTGCAGCGACGTACGAGAACCTGGGAGAGCCGTCTGCTTCTGTCCGACTCCACTGA
- the LOC115402437 gene encoding uncharacterized protein LOC115402437 isoform X1 — MSLYFLLMLHVTVAAVVQRAGEDVTLTCEHELEGQRDCNGTIWNYGHGRAASFDLVEIGKIENNGEIESERLRVTANCSLIIKKVTVQDVGHYYCEQYKSDDSKNHILVHWSVVHLSVATIVTEQEVDDEETLKCFVMSSEENCEQEVKWMIKDQDIDEENSQIKTEKNECSATVTLKKSHYLHPQTHFLSCEVTDWTGEKLRFSPRPSEDRKSTVKPETLSKSTTTGTSGASADPQGDTKSTVKPENFSKSTRTGTSGASADPQGDTESTVKPETFSKSTTTGTSGASADPQGDTKSTVKPETLSKSTTTGTSGASADPQGLSRNLAVSLGLAALVLCVVTVNMWARIKEQQIQKDGTTAYKAEFYFIPPDHQKNEAETSGNCRRSLSQDEEDEAAATYENLGEPSASVRLH, encoded by the exons TGGCTGCAGttgttcagagagcaggagaggacgtCACTCTGACTTGTGAACATGAGCTGGAGGGTCAGCGGGACTGTAATGGGACAATATGGAACTACGGTCATGGAAGAGCTGCCTCATTTGACCTGGTTGAAATTGGGAAGATCGAAAACAACGGTGAAATAGAATCAGAAAGACTGAGAGTTACAGCAAATTGTTCTCTGATAATCAAGAAAGTGACCGTTCAGGATGTTGGTCATTATTACTGTGAACAATACAAATCAGACGATTCAAAGAATCACATTCTGGTTCACTGGTCTGTCGTGCATCTGTCTGTAGCAACCA ttgtgaCTGAACAGGAAGTCGATGACGAGGAGACACTGAAATGCTTCGTGATGTCTTCAGAGGAAAActgtgaacaggaagtgaagtggATGATTAAAGATCAAGATATTGATGAAGAAAACAGTCAGATCAAGACAGAAAAGAATGAATGTTCTGCCACTGTGACTcttaaaaagtcacattatcttcacccacaaacacacttcctgaGCTGTGAAGTGACTGACTGGACAGGAGAAAAGCTTCGTTTCAGTCCTCGACCCTCAG aaGACAGGAAATCAACAGTAAAACCAGAAACCTTGTCAAAGTCGACCACAACTGGAACCAGTGGAGCTTCAGCAGATCCACAAG GAGACACAAAATCAACAGTAAAACCAGAAAACTTCTCAAAGTCGACCAGAACTGGAACCAGTGGAGCTTCAGCAGATCCACAAG gagacACAGAATCAACAGTAAAACCAGAAACTTTCTCAAAGTCGACCACAACTGGAACCAGTGGAGCTTCAGCAGATCCACAAG gagACACAAAATCAACAGTAAAACCAGAAACCTTGTCAAAGTCGACCACAACTGGAACCAGTGGAGCTTCAGCAGATCCACAAG gtctgagcagAAATCTGGCCGTCTCTCTGGGATTAGCAGCACTTGTCCTCTGTGTTGTGACGGTTAACATGTGGGCCAGAATTAAAG aacaACAAATTCAAAAAGATGGAACCACAGCGTATAAAGCcgagttctatttcatccctcctgaccacCAGAAGAATGAAGCTGAAACAAGCGGTAACTGCCGTCGCAGCCTTT CTCAGGATGAAGAAGACGAGGCTGCAGCGACGTACGAGAACCTGGGAGAGCCGTCTGCTTCTGTCCGACTCCACTGA
- the LOC115402437 gene encoding uncharacterized protein LOC115402437 isoform X7, whose protein sequence is MSLYFLLMLHVTVAAVVQRAGEDVTLTCEHELEGQRDCNGTIWNYGHGRAASFDLVEIGKIENNGEIESERLRVTANCSLIIKKVTVQDVGHYYCEQYKSDDSKNHILVHWSVVHLSVATIVTEQEVDDEETLKCFVMSSEENCEQEVKWMIKDQDIDEENSQIKTEKNECSATVTLKKSHYLHPQTHFLSCEVTDWTGEKLRFSPRPSGDTKSTVKPETLSKSTTTGTSGASADPQGLSRNLAVSLGLAALVLCVVTVNMWARIKEQQIQKDGTTAYKAEFYFIPPDHQKNEAETSGNCRRSLSQDEEDEAAATYENLGEPSASVRLH, encoded by the exons TGGCTGCAGttgttcagagagcaggagaggacgtCACTCTGACTTGTGAACATGAGCTGGAGGGTCAGCGGGACTGTAATGGGACAATATGGAACTACGGTCATGGAAGAGCTGCCTCATTTGACCTGGTTGAAATTGGGAAGATCGAAAACAACGGTGAAATAGAATCAGAAAGACTGAGAGTTACAGCAAATTGTTCTCTGATAATCAAGAAAGTGACCGTTCAGGATGTTGGTCATTATTACTGTGAACAATACAAATCAGACGATTCAAAGAATCACATTCTGGTTCACTGGTCTGTCGTGCATCTGTCTGTAGCAACCA ttgtgaCTGAACAGGAAGTCGATGACGAGGAGACACTGAAATGCTTCGTGATGTCTTCAGAGGAAAActgtgaacaggaagtgaagtggATGATTAAAGATCAAGATATTGATGAAGAAAACAGTCAGATCAAGACAGAAAAGAATGAATGTTCTGCCACTGTGACTcttaaaaagtcacattatcttcacccacaaacacacttcctgaGCTGTGAAGTGACTGACTGGACAGGAGAAAAGCTTCGTTTCAGTCCTCGACCCTCAG gagACACAAAATCAACAGTAAAACCAGAAACCTTGTCAAAGTCGACCACAACTGGAACCAGTGGAGCTTCAGCAGATCCACAAG gtctgagcagAAATCTGGCCGTCTCTCTGGGATTAGCAGCACTTGTCCTCTGTGTTGTGACGGTTAACATGTGGGCCAGAATTAAAG aacaACAAATTCAAAAAGATGGAACCACAGCGTATAAAGCcgagttctatttcatccctcctgaccacCAGAAGAATGAAGCTGAAACAAGCGGTAACTGCCGTCGCAGCCTTT CTCAGGATGAAGAAGACGAGGCTGCAGCGACGTACGAGAACCTGGGAGAGCCGTCTGCTTCTGTCCGACTCCACTGA
- the LOC115402437 gene encoding uncharacterized protein LOC115402437 isoform X2 codes for MSLYFLLMLHVTVAAVVQRAGEDVTLTCEHELEGQRDCNGTIWNYGHGRAASFDLVEIGKIENNGEIESERLRVTANCSLIIKKVTVQDVGHYYCEQYKSDDSKNHILVHWSVVHLSVATIVTEQEVDDEETLKCFVMSSEENCEQEVKWMIKDQDIDEENSQIKTEKNECSATVTLKKSHYLHPQTHFLSCEVTDWTGEKLRFSPRPSDRKSTVKPETLSKSTTTGTSGASADPQGDTKSTVKPENFSKSTRTGTSGASADPQGDTESTVKPETFSKSTTTGTSGASADPQGDTKSTVKPETLSKSTTTGTSGASADPQGLSRNLAVSLGLAALVLCVVTVNMWARIKEQQIQKDGTTAYKAEFYFIPPDHQKNEAETSGNCRRSLSQDEEDEAAATYENLGEPSASVRLH; via the exons TGGCTGCAGttgttcagagagcaggagaggacgtCACTCTGACTTGTGAACATGAGCTGGAGGGTCAGCGGGACTGTAATGGGACAATATGGAACTACGGTCATGGAAGAGCTGCCTCATTTGACCTGGTTGAAATTGGGAAGATCGAAAACAACGGTGAAATAGAATCAGAAAGACTGAGAGTTACAGCAAATTGTTCTCTGATAATCAAGAAAGTGACCGTTCAGGATGTTGGTCATTATTACTGTGAACAATACAAATCAGACGATTCAAAGAATCACATTCTGGTTCACTGGTCTGTCGTGCATCTGTCTGTAGCAACCA ttgtgaCTGAACAGGAAGTCGATGACGAGGAGACACTGAAATGCTTCGTGATGTCTTCAGAGGAAAActgtgaacaggaagtgaagtggATGATTAAAGATCAAGATATTGATGAAGAAAACAGTCAGATCAAGACAGAAAAGAATGAATGTTCTGCCACTGTGACTcttaaaaagtcacattatcttcacccacaaacacacttcctgaGCTGTGAAGTGACTGACTGGACAGGAGAAAAGCTTCGTTTCAGTCCTCGACCCTCAG ACAGGAAATCAACAGTAAAACCAGAAACCTTGTCAAAGTCGACCACAACTGGAACCAGTGGAGCTTCAGCAGATCCACAAG GAGACACAAAATCAACAGTAAAACCAGAAAACTTCTCAAAGTCGACCAGAACTGGAACCAGTGGAGCTTCAGCAGATCCACAAG gagacACAGAATCAACAGTAAAACCAGAAACTTTCTCAAAGTCGACCACAACTGGAACCAGTGGAGCTTCAGCAGATCCACAAG gagACACAAAATCAACAGTAAAACCAGAAACCTTGTCAAAGTCGACCACAACTGGAACCAGTGGAGCTTCAGCAGATCCACAAG gtctgagcagAAATCTGGCCGTCTCTCTGGGATTAGCAGCACTTGTCCTCTGTGTTGTGACGGTTAACATGTGGGCCAGAATTAAAG aacaACAAATTCAAAAAGATGGAACCACAGCGTATAAAGCcgagttctatttcatccctcctgaccacCAGAAGAATGAAGCTGAAACAAGCGGTAACTGCCGTCGCAGCCTTT CTCAGGATGAAGAAGACGAGGCTGCAGCGACGTACGAGAACCTGGGAGAGCCGTCTGCTTCTGTCCGACTCCACTGA
- the LOC115402437 gene encoding uncharacterized protein LOC115402437 isoform X6 yields the protein MSLYFLLMLHVTVAAVVQRAGEDVTLTCEHELEGQRDCNGTIWNYGHGRAASFDLVEIGKIENNGEIESERLRVTANCSLIIKKVTVQDVGHYYCEQYKSDDSKNHILVHWSVVHLSVATIVTEQEVDDEETLKCFVMSSEENCEQEVKWMIKDQDIDEENSQIKTEKNECSATVTLKKSHYLHPQTHFLSCEVTDWTGEKLRFSPRPSEDRKSTVKPETLSKSTTTGTSGASADPQDTKSTVKPETLSKSTTTGTSGASADPQGLSRNLAVSLGLAALVLCVVTVNMWARIKEQQIQKDGTTAYKAEFYFIPPDHQKNEAETSGNCRRSLSQDEEDEAAATYENLGEPSASVRLH from the exons TGGCTGCAGttgttcagagagcaggagaggacgtCACTCTGACTTGTGAACATGAGCTGGAGGGTCAGCGGGACTGTAATGGGACAATATGGAACTACGGTCATGGAAGAGCTGCCTCATTTGACCTGGTTGAAATTGGGAAGATCGAAAACAACGGTGAAATAGAATCAGAAAGACTGAGAGTTACAGCAAATTGTTCTCTGATAATCAAGAAAGTGACCGTTCAGGATGTTGGTCATTATTACTGTGAACAATACAAATCAGACGATTCAAAGAATCACATTCTGGTTCACTGGTCTGTCGTGCATCTGTCTGTAGCAACCA ttgtgaCTGAACAGGAAGTCGATGACGAGGAGACACTGAAATGCTTCGTGATGTCTTCAGAGGAAAActgtgaacaggaagtgaagtggATGATTAAAGATCAAGATATTGATGAAGAAAACAGTCAGATCAAGACAGAAAAGAATGAATGTTCTGCCACTGTGACTcttaaaaagtcacattatcttcacccacaaacacacttcctgaGCTGTGAAGTGACTGACTGGACAGGAGAAAAGCTTCGTTTCAGTCCTCGACCCTCAG aaGACAGGAAATCAACAGTAAAACCAGAAACCTTGTCAAAGTCGACCACAACTGGAACCAGTGGAGCTTCAGCAGATCCACAAG ACACAAAATCAACAGTAAAACCAGAAACCTTGTCAAAGTCGACCACAACTGGAACCAGTGGAGCTTCAGCAGATCCACAAG gtctgagcagAAATCTGGCCGTCTCTCTGGGATTAGCAGCACTTGTCCTCTGTGTTGTGACGGTTAACATGTGGGCCAGAATTAAAG aacaACAAATTCAAAAAGATGGAACCACAGCGTATAAAGCcgagttctatttcatccctcctgaccacCAGAAGAATGAAGCTGAAACAAGCGGTAACTGCCGTCGCAGCCTTT CTCAGGATGAAGAAGACGAGGCTGCAGCGACGTACGAGAACCTGGGAGAGCCGTCTGCTTCTGTCCGACTCCACTGA
- the LOC115402437 gene encoding uncharacterized protein LOC115402437 isoform X5, whose product MSLYFLLMLHVTVAAVVQRAGEDVTLTCEHELEGQRDCNGTIWNYGHGRAASFDLVEIGKIENNGEIESERLRVTANCSLIIKKVTVQDVGHYYCEQYKSDDSKNHILVHWSVVHLSVATIVTEQEVDDEETLKCFVMSSEENCEQEVKWMIKDQDIDEENSQIKTEKNECSATVTLKKSHYLHPQTHFLSCEVTDWTGEKLRFSPRPSEDRKSTVKPETLSKSTTTGTSGASADPQGDTKSTVKPETLSKSTTTGTSGASADPQGLSRNLAVSLGLAALVLCVVTVNMWARIKEQQIQKDGTTAYKAEFYFIPPDHQKNEAETSGNCRRSLSQDEEDEAAATYENLGEPSASVRLH is encoded by the exons TGGCTGCAGttgttcagagagcaggagaggacgtCACTCTGACTTGTGAACATGAGCTGGAGGGTCAGCGGGACTGTAATGGGACAATATGGAACTACGGTCATGGAAGAGCTGCCTCATTTGACCTGGTTGAAATTGGGAAGATCGAAAACAACGGTGAAATAGAATCAGAAAGACTGAGAGTTACAGCAAATTGTTCTCTGATAATCAAGAAAGTGACCGTTCAGGATGTTGGTCATTATTACTGTGAACAATACAAATCAGACGATTCAAAGAATCACATTCTGGTTCACTGGTCTGTCGTGCATCTGTCTGTAGCAACCA ttgtgaCTGAACAGGAAGTCGATGACGAGGAGACACTGAAATGCTTCGTGATGTCTTCAGAGGAAAActgtgaacaggaagtgaagtggATGATTAAAGATCAAGATATTGATGAAGAAAACAGTCAGATCAAGACAGAAAAGAATGAATGTTCTGCCACTGTGACTcttaaaaagtcacattatcttcacccacaaacacacttcctgaGCTGTGAAGTGACTGACTGGACAGGAGAAAAGCTTCGTTTCAGTCCTCGACCCTCAG aaGACAGGAAATCAACAGTAAAACCAGAAACCTTGTCAAAGTCGACCACAACTGGAACCAGTGGAGCTTCAGCAGATCCACAAG gagACACAAAATCAACAGTAAAACCAGAAACCTTGTCAAAGTCGACCACAACTGGAACCAGTGGAGCTTCAGCAGATCCACAAG gtctgagcagAAATCTGGCCGTCTCTCTGGGATTAGCAGCACTTGTCCTCTGTGTTGTGACGGTTAACATGTGGGCCAGAATTAAAG aacaACAAATTCAAAAAGATGGAACCACAGCGTATAAAGCcgagttctatttcatccctcctgaccacCAGAAGAATGAAGCTGAAACAAGCGGTAACTGCCGTCGCAGCCTTT CTCAGGATGAAGAAGACGAGGCTGCAGCGACGTACGAGAACCTGGGAGAGCCGTCTGCTTCTGTCCGACTCCACTGA